A DNA window from Drosophila pseudoobscura strain MV-25-SWS-2005 chromosome 2, UCI_Dpse_MV25, whole genome shotgun sequence contains the following coding sequences:
- the Lgr3 gene encoding relaxin receptor 2, whose amino-acid sequence MVYGRSIAVGVCLMTVVMLLSALIFYLSLGPCPSGSFACDNGTLCVPQRQMCDNRPDCADGSDEHPVECGLLYGSKEIADKIVRSAIEKKQQQQLQLQQQNQSNASTVDASPPAVTRNQSQTMNWTCGIVTYPRSCRCGQGTTLYCGIYAKLRRWPRISVEVTNLIIIRNNLTLREHVFANLTRLQKLTLKFNNISRVPLGSFGGLSQLERLELSHNNISHLPHGLFGDLHSLQWLFLVNNHLHHFPMEQLKSVHRLEWLVLSRNRLTLRNVQLPNISSLYEVYLDYNRIEYVGEETFSQLDHLHLLDLQHNIISHIHGRAFANLENIRDIRLVGNPIKELSGETFLHNTRLEALSLAQMPLHIHRSLLQPLNISFLNLTGIRYDHIDFAAINGMRNLTYIIYDRFFYCSMTPRVRMCKPSTDGVSSFKDLLTKPVLRYSAWVMATLTISGNVLVLWGRFIYRDENIAVTMVIRNLALADMLMGFYLITIGIQDYRYRNEYYKVVLDWVSSWQCVAIGTLAVSSSEVSMLILAFMSLERFLLIADPFRGHRSISVRIMCFSLFCIWLTGVGLAVAPVVLWNSSTKFYGAHSGTCFPLHIHEAYPLGWQYSAFVFLGVNLLLLVMIALLYTALLISIWRTRSATPLSLLDCEFAVRFFFIVLTDVLCWVPIIVMKIWVFFNYNISDDIYAWLVVFVLPLNSAVNPLLYTFTTPKYRNQIFLRGWKKITSRKRAETANGNAGTITTGTATGSSQHPEESTTIAKAMPLALTLAN is encoded by the exons ATGGTTTATGGAAGGAGCATCGCTGTGGGCGTCTGCCTGATGACCGTCGTCATGTTGCTCTCCGCCCTGATATTCTACTTGAGTCTGG GACCCTGCCCCTCGGGCAGCTTCGCCTGCGACAATGGCACCCTCTGCGTTCCCCAGCGTCAGATGTGCGATAACCGGCCCGACTGTGCCGATGGCAGCGATGAGCATCCTGTGGAGTGTGGCCTGCTCTACGGCAGCAAGGAGATTGCCGATAAAATTGTGCGTAGTGCTATTgaaaagaaacagcaacagcagctacaACTACAGCAACAGAATCAGTCGAATGCGAGCACCGTGGATGCGTCTCCGCCAGCGGTGACAAGGAATCAGAGCCAGACAATGAACTGGACTTGTG GTATCGTCACATATCCGCGAAGCTGCCGTTGTGGCCAGGGCACCACCCTCTATTGCGGCATCTATGCTAAGCTGCGTCGCTGGCCGCGCATCAGTGTGGAGGTGACCAATCTGATCATCATCCGCAACAACCTTACCCTAAGGGAACATGTCTTTGCCAATCTGACGCGTCTACAAAAACT AACCCTTAAGTTCAACAACATATCACGAGTACCCCTGGGCAGCTTTGGTGGGTTGTCGCAACTGGAACGCCTCGAGTTAAGTCACAACAATATCAGTCATCTCCCACACGGCCTCTTCGGTGACCTGCACTCCCTCCAGTGGCTCTTCCTGGTCAACAACCATCTGCACCATTTTCCCATGGAGCAACTGAAGTCCGTCCACCGCCTAGAATGGCTCGTCCTCAGCCGGAATCGTCTCACTTTGCGCAATGTGCAGTTGCCGAATATTTCCTCGCTTTACGAAGT CTATTTGGATTACAATCGAATTGAATACGTTGGCGAGGAAACTTTTTCGCAACTGGATCATTTACATTTGCT GGACCTACAGCACAACATCATCAGCCACATCCATGGACGGGCGTTTGCGAATCTGGAAAATATTCGAGATAT CCGCCTTGTCGGCAATCCCATTAAGGAATTATCTGGAGAAACATTTCTGCACAACACTCGACTGGAGGCACT CTCCCTTGCCCAGATGCCGCTTCATATCCATCGCAGCCTGTTGCAGCCCCTCAACATCTCCTTCCTGAATCTGACGGGCATCCGGTACGACCACATCGACTTTGCTGCCATCAACGGTATGCGAAATCTCACGTATATCATTTACGATCGCTTCTTCTACTGCTCCATGACGCCCCGAGTGCGTATGTGCAAGCCATCAACAGACGGTGTGAGCTCCTTCAAGGATCTCCTGACCAAGCCGGTGCTGCGCTACTCTGCCTGGGTAATGGCCACCCTAACCATATCAGGAAACGTGCTGGTCCTCTGGGGGCGCTTCATCTATCGGGACGAGAACATCGCGGTGACCATGGTAATTCGGAATCTGGCTCTGGCCGATATGCTAATGGGATTCTATCTAATCACCATTGGTATTCAGGACTACCGATATAGGAACGAGTATTACAA AGTGGTCCTGGACTGGGTCAGCTCGTGGCAGTGCGTAGCCATTGGCACTCTGGCGGTCAGCTCCTCGGAGGTATCCATGTTAATACTGGCCTTCATGTCGCTGGAACGCTTCCTGCTCATTGCGGATCCCTTTCGCGGACATCGCAGCATCAGTGTGCGTATCATGTGCTTCTCCCTGTTCTGCATTTGGCTGACGGGCGTGGGCCTAGCTGTGGCCCCCGTGGTGCTCTGGAATTCAAGCACCAAGTTCTATGGCGCTCACTCCGGTACCTGTTTTCCCCTGCACATACACGAGGCCTATCCCTTAGGATGGCAGTACTCGGCGTTTGTCTTCCTGGGTGtcaatctgctgctgctcgtgaTGATCGCCCTGCTCTATACGGCGCTGTTGATCTCCATTTGGCGAACGCGAAGTGCCACGCCACTGTCCCTGCTGGACTGCGAGTTTGCGGTGCGTTTCTTTTTCATTGTGCTCACGGATGTGCTCTGCTGGGTGCCCATCATAGTCATGAAAATCTGGGTGTTCTTCAACTACAATATATCGGACGATATATACGCCTGGCTGGTGGTCTTCGTGCTGCCCCTCAACTCGGCCGTCAATCCTCTGCTGTATACCTTCACCACGCCCAAGTATCGCAATCAGATCTTCCTGCGCGGCTGGAAGAAAATCACCTCACGCAAGCGGGCCGAAACGGCCAATGGTAATGCGGGCACGATCACAACTGGCACGGCGACAGGCTCCTCACAGCATCCGGAAGAGTCCACCACGATTGCTAAGGCCATGCCGCTGGCCCTGACGTTGGCCAACTGA
- the RASSF8 gene encoding probable serine/threonine-protein kinase cdc7 codes for MELKVWVEGIQRIVCGVTVNTTCQDVVFALAHATGKVGRFTLIERWRNNERHLAPNENPMKLLLKWGEYANDVQFILQRSENKAQQQPTNTQQQSNSNNNNYAVMTTKKPLGPNNSNSNSSGKAAPTLLKQKSNVELSYRTKELKKSFGGYDAKQFDNIGIVKGIPQQQPPNPVNHIITPVATPSPSPPQAAKEQVAPALLDNIAPIVPKHEKSLSNPLEMSSSTVSNRAAVANNGYNDLYNNNSCNQHIYSQLSKSSNELRRASPNEMYYNNNNNNNINNNNSPELYKQTTQIPTISANGALVPPPYRDPPPPRNSPMCQNQRSNADTISNASSSTNPFHSDYDQHNNNNNNSGSVSMEEGETMMFQATQYNDLLQLIKFQREKITAQQMELQKFDTEIVYLESKERDHAHELEAISREISKADQTFRQGSEQLQTLQYVEEENELVKQQEKTLKSEIALLRSKLANCETELLQCKNKMRLLMDDIELEQQQQQQNNRQTVERDFLMEMERIQSEIDQALHNTDTSNKTADNLKKELLMIEHAIAEKKRQVEQLVNEMKEVNLQSLTTLTTTEEIKHLLEGQANKQGSSRRIIGSPRQLETAVPTSKNPHGVWV; via the exons ATGGAGCTGAAAGTCTGGGTTGAGGGCATCCAGCGGATTGTGTGTGGCGTGACGGTGAATACTACGTGTCAG GATGTGGTGTTTGCCTTGGCCCATGCCACGGGTAAGGTGGGGCGCTTCACGCTGATCGAACGATGGCGCAATAATGAAAGACACCTGGCTCCCAATGAGAATCCCATGAAGCTGCTACTCAAATGGGGCGAGTATGCAAATGATGTGCAATTTATACTGCAGCGTTCGGAGAATAAAgctcagcagcagccaacgaatacgcagcagcagagcaacagcaacaacaacaattatgCTGTGATGACAACGAAAAAACCGCTGGGGCCAaacaatagcaatagcaacagcagcgggaAGGCAGCACCGACCTTGctaaaacaaaaatcgaatgTGGAACTCAGCTACCGGACAAAGGAATTGAAAAAGAGCTTTGG GGGCTACGATGCCAAGCAGTTTGACAACATTGGGATAGTCAAGGGCAtaccccagcagcagccaccgaaTCCCGTGAATCACATTATCACACCGGTAGCAACGCCTTCGCCATCGCCACCGCAAGCAGCCAAGGAGCAAGTGGCGCCGGCGCTGCTGGATAACATTGCACCCATAGTGCCTAAGCATGAGAAATCCTTGTCGAATCCCTTGGAaatgagcagcagcactgTCTCCAATCGGGCTGCCGTGGCCAACAATGGCTATAATGatttgtacaacaacaacagctgcaaTCAGCATATTTATAGCCAGCTAAGCAAATCGAGCAACGAACTGCGGCGCGCCAGCCCCAATGAAATGTACtacaataataacaacaataacaatattaACAATAACAACTCACCCGAGCTTTATAAACAAACTACTCAAATACCAACGATATCGGCAAATGGAGCTCTGGTGCCGCCACCGTATCGTGATCCACCGCCACCCAGGAACAGTCCCATGTGCCAGAACCAACGCAGCAACGCCGATACCATATCCAACGCCTCCTCCTCAACGAATCCCTTTCACAGCGACTACGATCaacacaataacaacaacaataacagtGGCAGTGTATCCATGGAGGAGGGCGAAACAATGATGTTCCAAGCCACGCAATATAACGATCTTTTGCAGTTGATAAAATTTCAGAGAGAGAAAATCACAGCACAGCAAATGGAACTACAAAAG TTTGATACGGAAATCGTTTATTTGGAGAGCAAAGAGCGTGATCATGCCCATGAGCTGGAGGCCATCTCGAGGGAAATATCCAAGGCCGATCAGACCTTTCGTCAGGGCAGCGAACAGCTGCAGACATTACAATATGTGGAGGAGGAAAATGAACTGGtcaagcagcaggagaagacACTCAAGTCGGAAATCGCCTTGCTGCGCTCCAAATTGGCAAACTGTGAGACAGAGCTGCTGCAGTGTAAGAACAAAATGCGCCTGCTGATGGATGACATAGAGctggagcagcaacagcagcagcagaacaatCG GCAAACGGTGGAGCGTGATTTCCTGATGGAAATGGAACGGATACAGAGCGAAATTGATCAGGCATTGCACAACACAGACACCTCGAACAAGACGGCGGATAACCTGAAGAAGGAGCTGCTGATGATCGAGCATGCCATTGCCGAGAAAAAGCGGCAGGTGGAGCAGCTGGTCAACGAGATGAAGGAGGTGAATCTGCAGAGTCTGACGACTTTGACCACCACAGAGGAGATCAAACATCTGCTCGAGGGACAAGCCAACAAGCAGGGCAGCAGTCGTCGAATCATTGGCTCCCCGCGGCAGCTGGAAACGGCAGTACCGACTAGTAAAAATCCGCACGGCGTTTGGGTCTGA